A stretch of DNA from Takifugu flavidus isolate HTHZ2018 chromosome 13, ASM371156v2, whole genome shotgun sequence:
ttaaaatgtttttaatttggTTAATGTAGGACATGCTGAGGGggcatctaaaaaaaaacaacaaaaaaaaagacacacacccGCAGCACAGCCCCACCTTAAAACCctcagctttttctctgattggtgtaagacaaatacagacagGGCTAACAGTCTTCTTTCAACAGACAGACTTGAAACACACCTGCCCAGGACCCGATAGCTGTTGTCCATGTGTCACTCATTGCTAAAAAGGGATTAAGACCCTGTCTCAGCACGTCCATGATACCACCTTGCATTTGGTGGACATAACGGTTTCAAATCAAATGTATAATTACAGAGAACTGCAGTCTTGTCCTCGAGTCTTGAGATGCCTTCATGGCAAGCCAGTTAACAATAGAACACTGTGGAGCCTTTGGAGATGGTGCCCTGGCCTGTGCTGGCTCCGCGAAACAaaagcagggtgacagagggcTGACACAGAGGGTCCGCTCCTCTGCTTTTCTAATGAAACCCAAAAGATCTGGGTTGAAATTGTGTAATAAGCAGATTTTTTTCTGAGATGAAAGATCTTTGTTACACAGAATACTATCAGTTGAGATCAGAAAACAGTACTGCAGAGACACCGCGCAAAAACAATGAATCCCCTTACAGTGTATCCAAGTACCACAGGAGCTGAAAGTACCACTTTCACCACAGAGACTAttgtctgggggggggctgtaacaCTACAGCACATATGGCATTTACAATGGCACTGTCCTATAAAATCCTTTCTGACTAATGGCCAAAACAAATCTGAGGGAGACGAAAAGAGCGATTAAAAAAAGCATTCTTGCCCTTTGGTGATAGAAGCCATATAATTCACGGAGACATGAACAGAATAATGAATACAAAGCAGCGAGAGCACTACAGCATCTTTTCAAATCCTTCATCTCTGCTCCCTTCAGGCGCGGAGAACCATCCTGACCCAAAGAAAACTCCAATCTcctaaagataaaaaaaagatacCATTTTGTAATTACTCGATAGCCAAGGCCAAGTTAACTATGCTCTTGGAtacacaggaaatggaaaataaaatggaGGCATCAGGGCCACTTGTCCCAAAAGGGGGGGTGGAGTGTTCACAGCGGGGATCCGACGGGCTTCAGCAGTTTCTGTTGACGTACTGAAAGCCTGGCATTTGTTGGTACAGGAAAGATGTTTCAACTGCAAAATGTGCACAGGTTCGAGGATAAATTGAACTTTGGCAGGATCCAGATCGTGCATATTCCTGACGTTCGCAGGTGTTTGAAACTTTCAGGTTTTGGCAAAAGGTGGGCCATCAGTTGGTCTTGTGACAGGCTAATGTTGTTGTCTGCACGTTCAAGGGAAGCATAAAATTAGGGAGTGTGGTTAGTAGACCGTGTCTCCACATGCATTCAGGGCATTCGTCAACAGCCTGCAGGGCGCTACTCTAGAATAAACTGCAGCTATTTCCAACCTGAGTGAGCAAGCAGAACACATCACCACCAATATTACCTAACCACGCAATCAGACCATTACCTTTACCATTACACAAACCCAGACACAAACCCATGCATTACAAGATTGACTATTTTATCTAGGAAATTATGCTATATGCTGCATGCAAAGCATTACAGGAAGCCTTAAATGTGGCTACATATCAGTCATGTTGCAGCTGCACCATTTACATCCAGAATCAACTTTTAAAAGAACCAGCACTGACATTTTCAGCAAAATGAGCTTAACAAAGACGGGTGCAGGCGCGGCTTGGATGGTTTGGTGTGAATCACAGCAGGCTGGGGGGTGTAGGAGGACCTGGGCATTTACTGTTGTTGTGACTACCTGGCTGGTGTAACAGTAAAACAACCACATTCCTCTGGCGTTCTATTCTAAAGTCAAGAAAGGAGGAATGCGGTGCAAAATGTGGCCCCAGGGGACGTTTAAAGAGTGAACAACGGTTACACATTTGAGAGGTGTCTCAAAATCAATAGCAAAATCCCATTTAAGTGATTTGACAATATAGTTTATTACTGCAGAGAAATAAGGAGAAAAGCCTCAAACCGGGacttttctgttgtgtttggagGATTTAGATCTGCATTTAAGTCAGATGACGTATGGAAAGTGGAGTAAAAAGGTGAGGGACGACGTTAACTCcattgtttttgctgttttttataGTCTGCAGCTTCggtaaatatagaaaatatcATTAAATGGACTTTCTGACGCCACGTCGAGACGCTTGGTCGCAAAACCTCACCGTAACAAGCGGAATAAGGTGGCTATCTGGTGGAATTCACGGTGACACGTTAGCAAAGTTGTAGACAATAAAAGAGAAGAGTTGTTCTGGGCAACACGGGAAGGGTTAACTTTATCCAACTTGCGGAGGGTGAAGACACCGTGGATGGTACAGAGGCACCGGTTCTAATGCCCAGTCAGAATCACTGCATAACCCATCACTCTgtagaaacataaaaaaacattgGGGATAGTCCACATTGACCATTGCGGCTCGTTTCTTTCCGACTATCCACTCAAGTTTGCGGGGAATATTGTCCAAACTCGGCCGATACGTAACGGACTCACTTACCGAAACTTTCCTCAAGGAAAACGTCTCCGTGACTGCGGCCTGTTTGTAAAGCTCGACGGTGTTTTCGTGTCAGAGATTCTCTGCGACCAATATAACCCTTCGGGAGCCCACATTTCTACGCCATGATGTCGAAGTGACAAGATTGTAAGAAAACTTAGGACGTGACGCGGCCTGGAAAATCCCGCCCTGCCGCTGCCTGGATTGGCCTGGAAGCAGGAAGATGGTGGCAGTTCTGGTGCGTTCAAAGGTCGCGGTAAAAATGGGACAATTAAGCAGTCCaggaaaatcaataaataagtCCCCAAACAAGTCAGGATTACGGTATATAAAACAGATGctcttttgtttatttctgcaGAATCTGGCAGCTTCAATTCACAAATCTATATCATTCAACAGTCTACACAAGagaaaaatacaatttaaaGAGAAAGTTACACTTGGCGGCACGATTTCGACATTTAATACGATAAAAAAGAGACTGAAACACTTTTACTTCAAACTCGATATGCTACGTCTTGTTAATCATTGTTATTAATGACTTTAGCAAACAAGCCACAGACGTCAAAATCTATACAATGGTAGCGATTAAATTTTACTGTGACaacaaaatacataaaaaccCAAATAACCAAAAATAAACGTTAAATAAAGttatagcaaaaaaaaaaaagagaaaaactttCACAAGGCAACTTTGAATGCACTTCCCATTCTATTAACAGTGTAATAAACCATTCTACCAAATTGTTTTGGTGCTTAGAATTTACACTCCATGATACAGGCAATCATTTCAGAACTATCGAAGCTGAGTTACAGCATCAACGTCTGTATATCCTGAATCCAAACATTAATAGAGTTCTTTTGAGGTCAACCGTGGATCCCTAGAACAGCATCCCTCCTTAGGGGCCTCTCCACTTTCACAGTAGTGGGATCACATTCCAGCATCTCCCTGATCCAGTCATCATCCAGTGCTCCTTCAATGAACTCCTCCAGACTGATGATGGCTACAGAATATAACAACAAATAATTTACAGTGCTGCAGGTATGGGTGGCAAATTATATTCAAGTACTGCACAGAGACATGTTATTAACACAAAGCTTCCTCACCGTTGTTGTCTCTATCCAGTCGTGCAAATACCCTGTTGGTGCATTCTTCAGCAGTAAGTGGATTTGGTCTTGTTAAAGCAGCAGCCAAACTCATCTTATAAACAGCCTGTCAATGTAATATACCATCATTTGGACCGAGATGCAGCACTTGTGGTATGTGTGTAGTAAATTCGACATGCTTGCCTCATTTATAAAGCAAAAGCCTCACACATACCTGCATGATCTCCAGCATTTCTTGCCTGGTAATTCCTCCATCTCGGTCCTTGTCATAAAGTTTAAATGACCAGCGCAGCTTCTCCACTGCTGAACCTTCGATCAGCATGCTGATGGCCATGACATACTCCCTGAAATCAACCACCCCATCCTGAGGGAAGCAACCTCCATAAAACTCGCTGTCCACATTTCCACATTAACAGCTTTTATTCAATTTGTCAGTTTCTCACCCCATTATTATCTAGCGTGCGGAATATCTGTTTCGCATACTCAGCTGACTCCTGGCCGACGGTTCCATCGCAGAAATGCCTTTGGAACTCGTGAAGAGTGATCAGTCCACTTGGACATTCGTTGATGAACTTTCTAAAGTAGGACAAGAGAGATAAACTGTTGTGATAATATTGATTGGAGGGTCAGGTATGAGGTAGAAGTAGCATCCATCTAGGAATTACATGAATTATGCTTAAACCACCGCCACTGTTAAGATTACACATTCCAAAAATCTTATTAATGTCCTGACAAATGTTTGAAGCAAAGAACTCAAAACAGGGACAGGAAACTTAGCGGTTTTTCATTCTGACCGTCCCCTTTAATAAAACAGGTAATTGTGGCCTGACTACAGAcagcattgattttttttttttaaatgtagaaatGTAAAAAGTCTTACCTAAACCACTCATACAGCTCTGTAACATAAGACTCCCCTCTTCTACAGGGCAAGGTGGCAGCCTGACCCATTTTGTgagggaacagcagcagctctgtaTTCACCTTAATATAAGGGACAAATCCCAGCTTATGCGGTGCTTTCTTAATTGCTCCAAACTGCTACCATGTCACATTTCGTAAATTACACTTGTTAATCCGCTCACTGGGGGGAGGGTGTAATTACTAAAAAGGGGAGCCCCATCTTAATCTGATTCCCcaaggacagaaacacacatgtgGACTTTTCTCCAGGCCTTTCAGCAGTTGCTGGGTTTGAGTCCAAACTGTCAATAATGTTTCTcctccaatagaaggtgctggACAATCCTGGAGACTACAAACTGCATATGgcagaaaacaataaaactgattttaaaGCCAATTATGGGTGCGAATGTAAAAGTACAAGAACGGCTGTTTTGTGAGGCgacacaaatgaaatcaaatccaatacttattaaacatttttttaattaacatgACAACCTGGGAAGACAGCCCAGACATGCTGTTAATAGCAGCAACAATTAAATGGACAAATACAGTAAATGCTTCCTCTGAGGGCCCAAACAGCCTCAAAAGATGAGCCTTTAAAGTGGCAGAAAGTGGTACAAGGATATCAACAATGAGCTCCCAACCGTCCAATGTTTAAGGCCCTTCCTCCTGCACGAAAGTATTGGTCTGCGTCACCAGTCTGTCTCAGGTTTCCCAGTTTAAATGGGTCAAATATTTTCAAAAATTAACAGCATGCAACTAAACACAAGTATGAAAACAATATTCCTCAGCAGACAAAACTCAACATTGTTTCTCCTCCCAGACAGAATGACGCAACACTGTGTGACTCCTCAGCTTTATGCATCACAGGGTCACCAGCAAACActgaaattaaaagaaatgctTTTGTTATCGGAGTACATTACGGCTGCGGGCGACAGCACAAGgattaaacacaacagaaagGTAGGTCGTgaggacaggaaaaaacaaaagtagtGTGTGTCCACAAGATGTCTTCATGTTGTCTGGTGGGGCAGGGACTGCTGAGGTCGACATGTATGCCTGTGTGAACAACGCTCTACTGGTGGTGTCCAGTGTGACACGTGTCAAGTTAATCCAAGGATACATTTGAGTCCCCTTTTCAGTCTGCGGAGGGCTcagcacaaatgtgtgtgtctgaacaGACATGTCCAAAGGCACTTCAGACACAGATGCGAGGGTCCGATTTTCGCTGCTTCGGCCGCTGTTTCCTCTTAATATTCAAGCGTTTGACAGAAAAACAGTATTTTTCTCTATTTACAACTGCCATTTCTAAACAATTCCTTGACTAAAACTTTAAAACAGTCCTCATGAGATGACTGGAAACATGGCTGTAGGAATCAGTGGTAGAATTAGAAATCAAGGTTTGGAAAGGAAAAGAACTAAATGAACAGTTTCCACTCTTGACTTCATTACAGCAATGAACAAACATCTGTGAAGTACCAATGAGAAATAAGTAGAATGTGATAAATGTAACGTGTCAGGTTACGTGTCATTTATCACAGGTAGCGTTCTACTCGGCATCTCTagtattttataaatatattgattttttttaaagcaataaacaGTGGAAAACATACTAATGTGACTAAACAAGCCAAGatcaaaaaataataacaaatccTGTACTACGTAAAGacagctgttgttttgtttttggcatAAAACGGGATAAAAATTATTTCTGTATGCATGGAAATTTAAAGTGTGAGCTTTCAGGACCATAATGCAGTCAGGCTGCTACCACAGCAAAACAGTGGATTATTCTCATATAAACTGTCACTGAATGATTGTTGCAATGGTCAAATGAAGACAAGCACctattgaaaaaaacaaaacaaaaacaaaaaaaagacaaccgACTTTGCATGAGGTAAACTGCAACAGTATCCATATATCACACTGGCTCATTCAAGTACTTGCTAAATGTAATATTATAGctcagcagcacatctggagcACACTGAAGTCGTGATTCCAGGACAGAGAGCATAGCTTTAAATGTAGAAGTGGCGGAATGATAACTGCATAGCATGACCACAAATAAACTTCTAATAAATGCCTCTGACTGTCACTGCATATAGTACATAGGTTACCTGCAGGAATATAAATAATGTGTTAAAGGAGGTAAGAGTGTTGGATCAGGCATGACTGACGTGTGTGTATACAATGTTGGGAAGTAGAAGGACAAGAATCGGCAACAAACGTGAAGAATTGTGATTTGTTAAATGGAGCTGCTCTTTTTCCTGAGTTATTGCTACCAACGTCAACCTCAAAACTATTTTGATGACAGCAGGGGCTACGTCAGCCACTCACCTTCCACTCTAGTGCCCCCCTACTAAGGTTTTCAAGATTTCTCATAAACCGGAATATCTTCCCAACCTTCTGGATGTTTACAGTATATTGTTATTATGCAGTCTAGACAGCCTGAAGATTACCATAGTGATGGCTGACATGAGAAAGCGTTAAAGATCATAGAGGCCGAGGACAGAGGGGCAATGTTGTCAAAGTGTTTCTTCCACGGTTTAATTTAACACAGTACCTAATGAAATTACATCCAAACAAGTATCAGTGCAAAATGTTCTTTCTTGCATCAATGGGAGGGAACATGAAAAGCAGGGATTGTGAGACCTTGTGAATAAGTATTACTGACATTATTGTTCCTTGCTTTTTAACATTGCGATGTTCTCTGCAGATGAAGGTTGGCAGACGTGAAGAAATCAGTGAGGAACACCGTTTAACGGCAGGCAAATCACTGTGAGGTTTTAGAGGCACATCCTCCTTCTAAGAGGGGAAGCAGGTGTCTCAAATCATTGCTGATCCTGCTCCAGTAGAGCAGCTGCATGAACACAACACAGCTTAAGTGGAACTGGGTTactaataaattaaaaaaaaggatttcaaaAAGAGGAATGTCGTGTTTTAACAAGTATTCAAATAGTTCTTTTCAATGAAAACTGTCATTAAAACACTGTTTTAAGGAGAAATTTCTATAAAGACCAGTGCATCTGTTCAAAGTCCATAGCTTCACCCAAATTCGTGTCAGTCTCCAAGAGGCTCATGATCACTGCCATGGCTGCTTCATCATTGCTTAGACTACTAAGACCTGGTCCCACCACACTGTCCAAATCAAGCTGGGAATTCTCCCCCGAGGACATATGGGCTACAAgagacagattaaaaaaaaagagacaagtTAGACTCTTACACAGAGGCAAGACATCATATTACATTGAATTACCCATCGGTGTTTCCTCTTCTGAGAAAGCTGCTCCCTGTGGCTCGTTCTCTGAGCTGGATCTTCCTGGCATCTCGTTTGTGGCTTCTCCATTTGGCACCTACAGACCAGGAGCAACAGATATCATGTCACTTGCAGAAACATGGTAGCAGTTCCTTCAAGGGGATTAAAAGCTAAAGGCTTAAAAATATAAGCAGGTTTTAGAACACATTATCTGCAATTTATCAACAAAACCTCAGTGGCTGTAAAATAATTTGGATATTTTTTGCTTCCATCATACACCAAAAATATGgatgcatttaaaaagaaacaacaaaaaactataTGTATTCGTTGATAATCAGTTtcaaacaatttaaaataaattgcaGCTATTTTGTGTAAAGCAGCACAATGTCCCATTACTGACAGAGACAGACCAAATAGCAATCATATTTACGTTGTTGCTGGCTTGATTGTGACTTTGTTGACACTTTTCCTGTGGGAGACTGAATGGGCTGACGCTGCCACTGGACGGCGAGGAGTTCATTCTGAAAAAAGGGTAGAAATAAGAAGAATTTTCTTCTTGACGGCTATATtcctttcggggtcacagggagggtgctggaggaTATCCCCGAAGGCCGGTACATCCCTGAATGAGCCGGCAGAttattgcagggccctatgtgagcatttgggggtatggtaccttgctcaagggtaccacGGCAGTGCTCCGAAGGTGTCCTTGCACTTAAGAATATGTGATGAAGCTAATTAATGTGATGAtagtttcttgttttttttttctatgctGCTCAGCTGCAACACCCCCCACCTGTTGAAATCCAGCATCTCATTGGCAATTTGGGTCCCGATGCTGCCAGCGTAGATCATGGTCCCAGGTGTGGTGGAGATGCCTGGTATAATAGGAAGGGACTTCTTGCCATCTTCTAgcagaaatgttaaaaagagaaaacaaaacaaatgtaacaCATAGTGAGTCTGCACAAATTAtcttatatatataattaaattaACCTTCAGAGCTTTTGCTCGACTGTCCAGACTTGTTTCCAGACCGACTGGATCCCCCGCTATCGTGCCTTGCCATTCGATAAGAAAACTTGATTAATCTACTGCAGGCATCCAGTATAAACAGGCTTAAAGACATGTGGGCAatgcagaaacagaaagaatCATAAATACTCACGATATGACAGTGTTTGTTGACACGATATATTCTACTTCTTTGGTCCAGGGATTTATAAAACTAAACCACTGACTTTGCAGCGTGACAAAAGAGCCATGTTTGGTTTTAAACTTGTAGCTGTTTGTCTCTATTTTCTCTTTGCTCCGCAACACTGGTGAAGAAACAGCACCAACAGGAGACCATAAAAGGCAAAGCAATGACAATATCATTTGTTATGATTTAAATACATTCAACATGTAACAAAATGTACAAGAACTAAATAAAGAGTGCCTGACAGCTTTGAAgtcacagaaaaataaagaacaccTTTACGATGCCTGTCGGCTAACTGTGGTAAATCATCTTGATGGAAGTACTCGTAGCATGACGTGCCAAGCAACTCTTGAGGAAGGTAACCGAGAATAGTTGTTGCTCTGTATAAGGAAAATAAAACCACCTAAATATACGCACTGATATAAACATCCACAACATGACACTGCCCTCAAACTCCAGCTCTACCTTTGATCAACAAAAGTGAATTTGCCATCCATGGCGTAGCGTGTGATGAACTCAGTGGGTTTAACCTGAACTTCTCCATTAACCTGCAGAGACGAGTGGGAGTGGACTCGTCCCACAGCGACCAGGCAGCTAAAGTGGGAGCTATCGTGTTTGTCTGcctcaccctctccctctgcccccaACTGACTGGTCGGCCAGCTGCGCATGTAGCCTGTACAGTGGACCGTGCAGTACTTCTGGGACTCTGCAGGGTGAGAAGATAAAGGCTAAATCAATAATGCACCAATCTTTATCCTCACACATAAAAGAAGCAATCTGTAACTGTTCACTGACAATGGAAGCATTTTGAAAAACGGTCTTCCAAGGGTGCAAAtccctttaaaaaataaaaataaaaataaaaagctgaatgAGTTCTTGCCCAAACATCTGCACCTTTCAGTTCATTAGTGTCTTTCAGTCATTTTACATCACAGTATGAAAGTTATTCTACTACTGAAGCATAGGCACCTTTCTTTTTAGAGGACCTGGCTTGGAATTCTTTCTCTTCCACTTTGACAGAAATTTTATTGTACTTCATGCGGCAGAAGAAAGAACGCCGTGCGCCTGAACACAGCCTGGTGGCACCAACTGGAAGATCGGTCTGGACCTGCACGCCAGCTGGAGACAAGAAAAGATAAATTATACACTCTCAAGTAcacaagaaaaataaaccagaaTAAAATGACTTTACTTTTAGCATCTATTAGCC
This window harbors:
- the si:ch211-245j22.3 gene encoding guanylyl cyclase inhibitory protein; translated protein: MGQAATLPCRRGESYVTELYEWFRKFINECPSGLITLHEFQRHFCDGTVGQESAEYAKQIFRTLDNNGDGVVDFREYVMAISMLIEGSAVEKLRWSFKLYDKDRDGGITRQEMLEIMQAVYKMSLAAALTRPNPLTAEECTNRVFARLDRDNNAIISLEEFIEGALDDDWIREMLECDPTTVKVERPLRRDAVLGIHG
- the bmal2 gene encoding aryl hydrocarbon receptor nuclear translocator-like protein 2 isoform X2; this encodes MSDRNAAAGVGDRVGDDSADDVLLEENQCSSMSVSSLVTTSSAAGMSLNMEMPRKRKGSMDQDRQFVATPDADMEDDQRSDDEDQHVKIKCFREPHSQIEKRRRDKMNNLIDKLSAMIPTCNPMSRKLDKLTVLRMAVQHLKSLKGSGSSFSEANYKPSFLPDEELKHLVLKAADGFLFVVGCDRGKIVFVSESVAKILNYSRTELIGQSLFDYVHPKDMGKVKEQLSSSELFPRERLIDAKTGVQVQTDLPVGATRLCSGARRSFFCRMKYNKISVKVEEKEFQARSSKKKESQKYCTVHCTGYMRSWPTSQLGAEGEGEADKHDSSHFSCLVAVGRVHSHSSLQVNGEVQVKPTEFITRYAMDGKFTFVDQRATTILGYLPQELLGTSCYEYFHQDDLPQLADRHRKVLRSKEKIETNSYKFKTKHGSFVTLQSQWFSFINPWTKEVEYIVSTNTVISHDSGGSSRSGNKSGQSSKSSEDGKKSLPIIPGISTTPGTMIYAGSIGTQIANEMLDFNRMNSSPSSGSVSPFSLPQEKCQQSHNQASNNVPNGEATNEMPGRSSSENEPQGAAFSEEETPMAHMSSGENSQLDLDSVVGPGLSSLSNDEAAMAVIMSLLETDTNLGEAMDFEQMHWSL
- the bmal2 gene encoding aryl hydrocarbon receptor nuclear translocator-like protein 2 isoform X3, whose amino-acid sequence is MSDRNAAAGVGDRVGDDSADDVLLEENQCSSMSVSSLVTTSSAAGMSLNMEMPRKRKGSMDQDRQFVATPDADMEDDQREPHSQIEKRRRDKMNNLIDKLSAMIPTCNPMSRKLDKLTVLRMAVQHLKSLKGSGSSFSEANYKPSFLPDEELKHLVLKAADGFLFVVGCDRGKIVFVSESVAKILNYSRTELIGQSLFDYVHPKDMGKVKEQLSSSELFPRERLIDAKTGVQVQTDLPVGATRLCSGARRSFFCRMKYNKISVKVEEKEFQARSSKKKESQKYCTVHCTGYMRSWPTSQLGAEGEGEADKHDSSHFSCLVAVGRVHSHSSLQVNGEVQVKPTEFITRYAMDGKFTFVDQRATTILGYLPQELLGTSCYEYFHQDDLPQLADRHRKVLRSKEKIETNSYKFKTKHGSFVTLQSQWFSFINPWTKEVEYIVSTNTVISHDSGGSSRSGNKSGQSSKSSEEDGKKSLPIIPGISTTPGTMIYAGSIGTQIANEMLDFNRMNSSPSSGSVSPFSLPQEKCQQSHNQASNNVPNGEATNEMPGRSSSENEPQGAAFSEEETPMAHMSSGENSQLDLDSVVGPGLSSLSNDEAAMAVIMSLLETDTNLGEAMDFEQMHWSL
- the bmal2 gene encoding aryl hydrocarbon receptor nuclear translocator-like protein 2 isoform X1, translating into MSDRNAAAGVGDRVGDDSADDVLLEENQCSSMSVSSLVTTSSAAGMSLNMEMPRKRKGSMDQDRQFVATPDADMEDDQRSDDEDQHVKIKCFREPHSQIEKRRRDKMNNLIDKLSAMIPTCNPMSRKLDKLTVLRMAVQHLKSLKGSGSSFSEANYKPSFLPDEELKHLVLKAADGFLFVVGCDRGKIVFVSESVAKILNYSRTELIGQSLFDYVHPKDMGKVKEQLSSSELFPRERLIDAKTGVQVQTDLPVGATRLCSGARRSFFCRMKYNKISVKVEEKEFQARSSKKKESQKYCTVHCTGYMRSWPTSQLGAEGEGEADKHDSSHFSCLVAVGRVHSHSSLQVNGEVQVKPTEFITRYAMDGKFTFVDQRATTILGYLPQELLGTSCYEYFHQDDLPQLADRHRKVLRSKEKIETNSYKFKTKHGSFVTLQSQWFSFINPWTKEVEYIVSTNTVISHDSGGSSRSGNKSGQSSKSSEEDGKKSLPIIPGISTTPGTMIYAGSIGTQIANEMLDFNRMNSSPSSGSVSPFSLPQEKCQQSHNQASNNVPNGEATNEMPGRSSSENEPQGAAFSEEETPMAHMSSGENSQLDLDSVVGPGLSSLSNDEAAMAVIMSLLETDTNLGEAMDFEQMHWSL
- the bmal2 gene encoding aryl hydrocarbon receptor nuclear translocator-like protein 2 isoform X4, producing MSDRNAAAGVGDRVGDDSADDVLLEENQCSSMSVSSLVTTSSAAGMSLNMEMPRKRKGSMDQDRQFVATPDADMEDDQRSDDEDQHVKIKCFREPHSQIEKRRRDKMNNLIDKLSAMIPTCNPMSRKLDKLTVLRMAVQHLKSLKGSGSSFSEANYKPSFLPDEELKHLVLKTELIGQSLFDYVHPKDMGKVKEQLSSSELFPRERLIDAKTGVQVQTDLPVGATRLCSGARRSFFCRMKYNKISVKVEEKEFQARSSKKKESQKYCTVHCTGYMRSWPTSQLGAEGEGEADKHDSSHFSCLVAVGRVHSHSSLQVNGEVQVKPTEFITRYAMDGKFTFVDQRATTILGYLPQELLGTSCYEYFHQDDLPQLADRHRKVLRSKEKIETNSYKFKTKHGSFVTLQSQWFSFINPWTKEVEYIVSTNTVISHDSGGSSRSGNKSGQSSKSSEEDGKKSLPIIPGISTTPGTMIYAGSIGTQIANEMLDFNRMNSSPSSGSVSPFSLPQEKCQQSHNQASNNVPNGEATNEMPGRSSSENEPQGAAFSEEETPMAHMSSGENSQLDLDSVVGPGLSSLSNDEAAMAVIMSLLETDTNLGEAMDFEQMHWSL